From a single Phragmites australis chromosome 7, lpPhrAust1.1, whole genome shotgun sequence genomic region:
- the LOC133924004 gene encoding probable anion transporter 7, which translates to MMRMKFPKRYVIVLLTFICTNVCYIERVGFSIAYTIGADAIGVNQANKGMILSMFYCGYVLSQIPGGWAAQRIGAQGFIFPSIHTVLAQWVPPQERSRSVSLTTSGMYLGAACGMLFFPSLVKHMGPQSVFFVEAVLGVAWSVVWLKFSSDPPRTDLPKVAMPKVASRDMIKAQAGGVVAPRTVKIPWRRIIFSLPVWAIVVNNFTFHYALYVLMNWLPTYFELGLQLSLQDMGSSKMLPYFNMFIFSNIGGVVADHLITRRILSVTKTRKLLNTIGFVVSAIALMALPSFSTPSGTVICSAISLGFLALGRAGFAVNHMDVAPKFAGIVMGVSNTAGTLAGIVGVGLTGNILEAAKASNKDLTSSETWKTVFFVPAYLCIFSSVIFLIFSTGEKIFE; encoded by the exons ATGATGAGGATGAAGTTCCCAAAACGTTATGTCATAGTATTGCTGACATTCATCTGCACCAATGTTTGCTACATTGAGCGTGTGGGCTTCTCAATTGCTTACACTATAGGAGCTGATGCCATCGGTGTGAATCAAGCAAACAAGGGCATGATACTCTCTATGTTCTATTGTGGTTATGTTTTGTCACAGATTCCTGGTGGATGGGCAGCACAGAGAATAGGAG CACAGGGTTTCATATTTCCTTCCATTCACACTGTTCTGGCGCAATGGGTGCCACCACAGGAGCGTTCTCGCTCGGTGTCTCTTACTACCTCAGGGATGTATCTTGGTGCAGCCTGTGGCATGCTTTTCTTTCCAAGTCTGGTGAAGCACATGGGACCCCAGTCAGTTTTCTTTGTTGAAGCAGTATTGGGAGTAGCATGGTCTGTAGTATGGTTGAAATTTTCCAGTGATCCACCTCGTACTGATCTTCCAAAGGTGGCAATGCCAAAAGTGGCATCTCGAGACATGATTAAGGCACAAGCAGGAGGGGTTGTCGCACCTCGCACTGTAAAGATCCCATGGCGAAGGATAATATTCAGTCTACCCGTTTGGGCCATTGTTGTAAACAACTTCACCTTCCACTATGCCCTGTACGTTCTTATGAACTGGCTCCCTACTTATTTTGAGCTAGGCCTTCAGCTCAGCCTCCAGGATATGGGTTCCTCAAAGATGCTTCCCTATTTCAACATGTTCATTTTTTCCAATATCGGTGGAGTGGTTGCTGATCACTTGATTACAAGAAGGATATTGTCTGTTACCAAAACAAGGAAGCTCCTGAACACTATCGGGTTCGTTGTTTCAGCTATTGCGCTTATGGCCCTTCCTTCATTCAGTACTCCCTCTGGCACTGTAATCTGTTCAGCGATATCTCTTGGTTTTCTGGCTCTAGGAAGAGCAGGGTTTGCTGTAAATCATATGGATGTTGCTCCAAAGTTTGCAGGGATAGTAATGGGGGTCTCAAATACAGCTGGGACACTAGCTGGAATTGTTGGTGTCGGCCTCACCGGAAATATTCTGGAGGCGGCAAAGGCTTCTAACAAGGATCTAACAAGCTCAGAAACCTGGAAAACAGTCTTCTTTGTTCCAGCATACCTTTGTATTTTCAGTTCTGtcatttttttgattttttcgaCCGGTGAAAAGATTTTCGAATAA